The region GGTCAACTCATTAAGGAAATCTGTCATTTTAAGCATGTCTGCCACTTGCAAGGTTAATCTACGACAGAATTTAATGTTGTGCTATAGTAATGCCTAAGCAGAAAGAGGAAACAGATCAAAATCATGCAAAATCTGGTAAGACGATAAACTCTATTTCCTAACAGatcaaaaatcaaagaaaataaggAGGGAGGAATCTAAAAGAAGCAGAGATTGTTTAACTATCCTCAATAATCCTCCTTTGATAATACATCTCTGCTTCGTATGAACTGCCAACCATCTCATCTACATGGTAAAGGATGACTGAGGGACTCTGGATGCCCTCTTCCTCTTGGTGGTTTGAAATAAACCACCATGTGTAACAATAGAGCATAAAACAACCGTGGAAATGCTGAGTACTCTAACAATTCAAGTATGCTTAAAATAACAACAGGACAGGGTGTTGGCACTTACATCTTTAGAAGGAAAGACTTCAGTTCCAGGGTTCATATTCAAATTAACTGCTTCAAGCTTCATTGATAGAAACTGCAATTCCCAGTAATTTGTAGGACTTAATACTAAAGTCAATAGGGATAAAACGAGAACAAAAGGAATACAGCTTGTTTCTGCACTCAGTCCATTGTAAGAAACAAGAATTCATACCTCAACCTGACGTTGTAATGATTGGATGTAATTGATAATCTCGTCAAGGACCAGGGCCTTGCCAGTAACCTGCATCAAAGCATCTGCCTTATCTGACAGTACTCTAATAAATATaatccaaaaaatcaaaatcaagctCAAAACTACtcctttataatataatttttacagAAGTGAACTCCAAACATCTGCCTTGTCAAACTTTGCTAAAACAAATGTTAGCATAAGGAAGCTTAAGAACAACCTCAAACGTGTTCTTTTATAATAATCCACAATTTTTACAAAAGTGAATTTAGGCTTATTGTTGCCTAAATCCCAGTCCTCGATTACTCTAACATATCTATTGACAAATTGACGTCTAAATTCATTTCACAATATTTTTCTGCAAGACTAGATGGATGATGGACCAAACATGCAAGTGTTTTGGgactaaatcaaaataaattttccttgtcagaaaaggaaacaaatatgGATTTTAAGTTAATTCCTGTACCATACCTTGTTACAACCTGGGACGATATCCTGAAGAATTTTCATCCTTTCGCTTATCTTTTCTCTCCTAGCCTGTCCACATAACAGTTCTCATAAGCAAAAGTCATACGTTGTTGGATGAAAACTCTCCATCAAATGCCATGATTATCATTCactaaatactaaaaaaaaatacattttttactTTCTCTTTTCAAAATAGATATTAGTTTAAGAGGATATAAACAAAGAAAGTTACTCTTTCAGCTAGACTGTGGCTATCAGTAGCTTGACCCCTTCTTGCTCGTACGTGGATATAATCTTGTTTGGGCGGTTCTGGTGGTGGAGGTTTGTGTTCCACAAGCTTGCCTGAACTGGCTTCTGCTTCACTTCTAGAATcatgctgttgttgttgttgttgattatgatgatgattGTCATCTCTACTCCCCCATGCTTTAAGCCGCTTTCCATCACAATCATTCTGCTCCCAATTCGgttcaaaagtaaaaaacagGAACGGCTAAGTCCTAAAAACCTCGTTCTAAATCTTGAATTGTAAACCTCAAGACTGTTGCTGATTTAGatc is a window of Populus nigra chromosome 10, ddPopNigr1.1, whole genome shotgun sequence DNA encoding:
- the LOC133704152 gene encoding transcription factor BHLH089-like isoform X2 — its product is MDPPAMMNEGGPYTLEEIWQFPINGSGRGQFELLNLERRAAASARKRREVDLDVDDSSSSKPTTLSPTNANTTNGHLNDCDGKRLKAWGSRDDNHHHNQQQQQQHDSRSEAEASSGKLVEHKPPPPEPPKQDYIHVRARRGQATDSHSLAERARREKISERMKILQDIVPGCNKVTGKALVLDEIINYIQSLQRQVEFLSMKLEAVNLNMNPGTEVFPSKDFGQHTFDTAGMAFGSQATREYNHCTSPEWLHMQVGGGFQRTS
- the LOC133704152 gene encoding transcription factor BPE-like isoform X3, which encodes MIRMDPPAMMNEGGPYTLEEIWQFPINGSGRGQFELLNLERRAAASARKRREVDLDVDDSSSSKPTTLSPTNANTTNGHLNDCDGKRLKAWGSRDDNHHHNQQQQQQHDSRSEAEASSGKLVEHKPPPPEPPKQDYIHVRARRGQATDSHSLAERARREKISERMKILQDIVPGCNKVTGKALVLDEIINYIQSLQRQVEFLSMKLEAVNLNMNPGTEVFPSKDFSISVWPTHF
- the LOC133704152 gene encoding transcription factor BPE-like isoform X4 — encoded protein: MIRMDPPAMMNEGGPYTLEEIWQFPINGSGRGQFELLNLERRAAASARKRREVDLDVDDSSSSKPTTLSPTNANTTNGHLNDCDGKRLKAWGSRDDNHHHNQQQQQQHDSRSEAEASSGKLVEHKPPPPEPPKQDYIHVRARRGQATDSHSLAERARREKISERMKILQDIVPGCNKVTGKALVLDEIINYIQSLQRQVEFLSMKLEAVNLNMNPGTEVFPSKDFDSCHR
- the LOC133704152 gene encoding transcription factor BHLH089-like isoform X1, which translates into the protein MIRMDPPAMMNEGGPYTLEEIWQFPINGSGRGQFELLNLERRAAASARKRREVDLDVDDSSSSKPTTLSPTNANTTNGHLNDCDGKRLKAWGSRDDNHHHNQQQQQQHDSRSEAEASSGKLVEHKPPPPEPPKQDYIHVRARRGQATDSHSLAERARREKISERMKILQDIVPGCNKVTGKALVLDEIINYIQSLQRQVEFLSMKLEAVNLNMNPGTEVFPSKDFGQHTFDTAGMAFGSQATREYNHCTSPEWLHMQVGGGFQRTS